One region of Carbonactinospora thermoautotrophica genomic DNA includes:
- the purF gene encoding amidophosphoribosyltransferase yields the protein MSCGRPSPDLLSADIQGPREKCGVFGVWAPGEEVAKLTYFGLYALQHRGQESAGIAVSNGSQIVVYKDMGLVSQVFDEATLSSLRGHIAIGHTRYSTTGASVWENAQPTFRATAVGHLALGHNGNLINVGELAKLLQEAAGSGEPSHPQQQLIATSDTDLVTALLAAYPDRSLQASALDVLPKLRGAFSLVFMDETTLYAARDPQGIRPLVLGRLERGWVVASETAALDIVGASFIREIEPGELIVVDEHGLRSQRFAEPRPAMCVFEFVYLARPDTKIAGRGVYASRVEMGRRLAREAPADADLVIPTPESGTPAAIGFAEESGIPYGQGLVKNSYVGRTFIQPSQTIRQLGIRLKLNPLRDVIAGKRLVVVDDSIVRGNTQRALVRMLREAGAKEVHIRISSPPVKWPCFYGIDFATRAELIANGLTVDEIRQSLGADSLGYISIEGMVEATTIPKDKLCRACFDGQYPIELPEPELLGKHLLEQVNEQLRTDVDGVDTLLGGPGAEDALRRP from the coding sequence GTGTCTTGCGGTCGCCCGTCCCCCGACCTCCTCTCCGCCGACATCCAGGGTCCCCGGGAAAAATGCGGGGTCTTCGGTGTGTGGGCACCGGGTGAGGAGGTAGCCAAGCTCACCTACTTCGGCCTGTACGCCCTGCAGCATCGTGGCCAGGAATCCGCCGGCATCGCCGTCAGCAACGGCAGCCAGATCGTCGTCTACAAGGACATGGGCCTGGTCTCCCAGGTCTTCGACGAGGCGACGCTCAGCTCGCTGCGCGGGCACATCGCGATCGGTCACACCCGGTACTCGACGACCGGCGCGTCGGTGTGGGAGAACGCCCAGCCCACGTTCCGCGCCACCGCCGTCGGCCACCTCGCCTTGGGCCACAACGGCAACCTCATCAACGTCGGTGAGCTGGCGAAGCTCCTCCAGGAGGCGGCCGGCTCCGGTGAGCCGTCGCACCCCCAGCAGCAGCTCATCGCCACCAGCGACACCGACCTGGTCACCGCGCTGCTCGCCGCGTACCCGGACCGGTCGCTGCAGGCCAGCGCGCTGGACGTGCTGCCGAAGCTGCGCGGCGCCTTCTCGCTGGTGTTCATGGACGAGACGACCCTGTACGCGGCGCGTGACCCGCAGGGCATCCGGCCGCTGGTGCTCGGCCGGCTGGAGCGCGGCTGGGTGGTCGCGAGCGAGACCGCGGCGCTGGACATCGTGGGCGCGTCGTTCATCCGGGAGATCGAGCCGGGCGAGTTGATCGTGGTCGACGAGCACGGCCTGCGCTCGCAGCGGTTCGCCGAGCCGCGCCCGGCGATGTGCGTGTTCGAGTTCGTGTACCTGGCCCGGCCCGACACCAAGATCGCTGGCCGGGGCGTGTACGCGAGCCGTGTGGAGATGGGCCGGCGGCTGGCCCGCGAGGCCCCGGCCGACGCCGACCTGGTCATCCCGACGCCGGAGTCCGGCACCCCCGCCGCGATCGGCTTCGCCGAGGAGAGCGGCATCCCGTACGGGCAGGGGCTGGTCAAGAACTCCTACGTCGGCCGCACCTTCATCCAGCCCAGCCAGACCATCCGGCAGTTGGGCATCCGGCTGAAGCTCAACCCGTTGCGTGACGTCATCGCGGGCAAGCGCCTGGTCGTGGTCGACGACTCGATCGTGCGCGGCAACACCCAGCGGGCCCTGGTCCGGATGCTGCGCGAGGCAGGCGCCAAGGAGGTGCACATCCGCATCTCCAGCCCGCCGGTCAAGTGGCCGTGCTTCTACGGCATCGACTTCGCCACCCGGGCCGAGCTGATCGCCAACGGGCTGACCGTGGACGAGATCCGGCAGTCGCTGGGTGCGGACTCCCTGGGGTACATCTCGATCGAGGGCATGGTCGAGGCGACCACCATCCCGAAGGACAAGCTGTGCCGGGCCTGCTTCGACGGGCAGTACCCGATCGAGCTGCCCGAACCGGAACTGCTCGGCAAGCACCTGCTGGAGCAGGTGAACGAGCAACTGCGCACGGACGTCGACGGGGTGGACACGCTGCTGGGCGGCCCGGGCGCCGAGGACGCCCTGCGCCGGCCCTAG
- the purM gene encoding phosphoribosylformylglycinamidine cyclo-ligase — MTGAETGATYAAAGVDIEAGDRAVELMKTWVARATRPEVVGGLGGFSGLFDASKLAGYRRPLLATATDGVGTKVDVARKLDKHDTIGLDLVAMVVDDLVVCGAEPLFLTDYLVFGKVVPEKVAAVVKGIAEGCVQAGCALIGGETAEHPGLLGPDEYDVAGAATGVVEADDLLGAERVREGDAVIALASSGLHSNGYSLARHVFFDRAGWGLDRHVAEFGRTLGEELLEPTRIYAPACLELARAVDVHAYAHITGGGIPGNLVRVLPEGLTARVDRASWTPPVVFQVIAELGQVARPELEKTFNMGVGMMAVVAPEDAEQALALLSERGILAWVAGEIVRGSGEVELYGDYQP; from the coding sequence GTGACCGGAGCCGAGACGGGCGCGACGTACGCCGCCGCCGGCGTCGACATCGAGGCCGGCGACCGGGCCGTCGAGCTGATGAAGACCTGGGTCGCCCGGGCGACCCGGCCGGAGGTGGTCGGCGGCCTGGGCGGGTTCTCCGGCCTGTTCGACGCCTCCAAGCTGGCCGGGTACCGCCGGCCGCTGCTCGCCACGGCCACCGACGGGGTGGGCACCAAGGTGGACGTGGCCCGCAAGCTCGACAAGCACGACACGATCGGGCTGGACCTGGTCGCGATGGTCGTGGACGACCTGGTCGTGTGCGGGGCCGAGCCGCTGTTCCTCACCGACTACCTGGTGTTCGGCAAGGTCGTGCCGGAAAAGGTGGCCGCGGTCGTGAAGGGCATCGCCGAGGGCTGCGTCCAGGCCGGCTGCGCCCTGATCGGCGGCGAGACCGCCGAGCATCCTGGGCTGCTCGGACCGGACGAGTACGACGTGGCCGGGGCCGCGACCGGTGTGGTCGAGGCCGACGACCTGCTCGGCGCGGAGCGGGTGCGCGAGGGCGACGCGGTGATCGCGCTCGCCTCGTCCGGGCTGCACTCCAACGGGTACTCGCTGGCGCGACACGTGTTCTTCGACCGGGCCGGCTGGGGGCTGGACCGGCACGTCGCCGAGTTCGGCCGCACCCTCGGGGAGGAACTGCTGGAACCGACCCGGATCTACGCGCCCGCCTGCCTGGAGCTGGCCCGCGCCGTGGACGTGCACGCCTACGCCCACATCACCGGCGGCGGCATCCCGGGCAACCTGGTCCGGGTGCTCCCGGAAGGGCTGACCGCCCGGGTCGACCGCGCCTCCTGGACCCCGCCGGTGGTCTTCCAGGTCATCGCAGAGCTGGGCCAGGTGGCGCGACCGGAGCTGGAGAAGACCTTCAACATGGGCGTGGGCATGATGGCCGTGGTCGCGCCGGAGGATGCGGAGCAGGCGCTCGCCCTGCTGTCGGAGCGGGGCATCCTGGCCTGGGTGGCTGGCGAGATCGTCCGCGGTTCTGGGGAGGTGGAGCTGTACGGGGACTACCAGCCCTGA